From the Macaca nemestrina isolate mMacNem1 chromosome 7, mMacNem.hap1, whole genome shotgun sequence genome, the window atttactatgttccaggcactcaGTGGCATGGGTATTTTGCACACATAATTTCACCGAATCCTCTCAACAACTCCCTGAGGGTAGGAAACAAGATAGCTGAGGAAAGTGAAGGTCAGGAAGGCTAAGTCCTGAACCAAACTCCCActgccagtaagtggcagagctgggattggaacTAGGGGCTTTCTGGCTTCAGAACTTTATCCTTAACCACCATGTTATATGGGGACTAAAGAGTACCAGTGAGTCATCAACCCAGACCCTTCCCCAGCCACACCTGGCAACACCCCTTGGTCTCTGGGACCACAGTTGGGTTATAGGGAAAGAATGGAGCCTCCTAAACGGTGATTGTTCTTTATTTCCCCGCACCTTCAATCTCATGGCATGGTCTGCAGGAAACCTCAGAGTCCTGCCAACTCGCAGGCTTCGCTGATCGCATGGCATCTGGGCACCCCGCCAAAGAGCTGAAGCTCCCAAGGCTCAGCCAGGACTCTCCAGCTGTGGTGTTTCTAAAAGTCATTCTGGGTGAGATGTAGAGCCGAGTTTTCCCAGTCACTCAGTCCTCCTCCAGTGAGGACAACACTGCTTGCTCTCCTGGCTTGCCTCACCCATCCAGGAAAAGGTGGGGATGGGCTCTAGGCAGCGGCCTCTCTTGGTTGAAAGAAGCTGAGACCTGAGCCTTCTGTCCAGTATAACCTGGAGCAGGCCCAGCCCCTGGGGAGGCTCAGAGCAGGTCCCCCATTCAGCAAATAAGGGAATCCTCCTATTTTGCCAACATCCATCTTCACCGACTTGGCCTGAACACATGCCGAATACAGAGGGACAACCATGACAGAAATTCCAGGTCAACTCTGCTGGAAGCCACTGTGCTGGAAGAGGACTTCTTTCACTTTGTCCACGATGGTCCCCACTTCAGCCATGGCTCCCAGACCTGGGAGCAAAATTCCGCTGTAGCCAGACAGGCAGACAGTGCCTGTAGCCCTGCAGACCCCTGCCCATTGCTCCCTGAGTGCTCCACCGAGAGCCCAAGGCCTGAGAGGGCAAGGTCTGTCTCTGCCTGAGTCAGACACATCATATCTCTCCCGAGACCCCCGGTGAGGCCCTGGGAATCGTTCCAGTAGCCATCCTTAACTACGTGTGGGCTGCGTGCCAGGGACTCTACCACGTACTTTACATGGTCCATCCCATTTTACCCTACCAATCTGGAGGCAGGAATTACAATTCCCATTTTCCAACTGAGAAAGCTAAGCTCAGAGAATGGTTTGCTAAGGTCATAACAGGCCAGGAACTGAACTGAGATGTGACCCCAAAGCTGAGCCCCTTCTACGGCCATGGGCTATGAGCCTGGCAAGACACCCACCTTCGTCTCCACACACCAGCTTCTTGGCCACACAGGGGATCTCGACATAGCCGAAGGCCTTGAGCTGGTCTACCTGCTGCGCTGTGATAGGGTGCTCCCACATGGTGGTGTTCATGGCCGGGCAGAAGAGCAGGGGCTTGCTGCGGTCCCAGGCCCGGATGACGCAGGTCTGTGAACAAAGCCGGGGAAGTGGGGGTCTTGCTACTCTGTCTGCCACcttccccactgccctccagaccctgCAGCCAGCAGCCCAGCTGTGGGCTTGAGATGAATGGGCACAGCCTGGCTGCCGGGAACTGTCTCGTCTCTCAGGGGTGGAGGCTGTGTCTCCTCGCCTCTCTCCACCTCCCCACAGGCTCTGGCACAGGATCCTACAAACAGGAGGTGCTCAACCAACGCTCAGACCTCCAGCAGGTATCCCTGTGCCTAAGCCTCCTCCAGGTAGGCTCACACCTCCTGGGAGAAGCAACCCTGGGGAGCAGAAGGCAGGCTTTTTTGGTTACACCAGAAAGCAAAGGACGAGGCTGCTCCTCAGTGGGGCCCATCTACCCGACATCAGCTCTGCAAGGCCAGCTAAAGTCTGGCAATGAAAACATCTGCCGTTACCAAAACCTTCTCATGTATAGGATCTCATTAACCCTCACTGTGACCTTATAAAGAAggtgttggctgggtgcagtggctcacacctgtaatcccagcactttggaggccgaggcaggcagatcacaaggtcaggagatcaagaccatcctggctaacatggtaaaaccctgtctctactaaaaatacaaaaaattagccaggcgtggtggcaggcacctgtagtcccagctacttgggaggctgaggcaggagaatcgcttgaacctgggaggcggagtttgcagtgagccgagatcacaccactgtactccagcctgggtgacagagcaagactccatctcaggaaaaaaaaaaaaaaaaaaaaaaaaaaggaaggtgctgtcccatttcacagatggggagcTGCAGCTCCCTGAGAGGTAAGCAGTCATCCAAGTCCACACCCGGACAATGGGCGCCACTCAGGCAGTTTTCCACTGCACAGCCTCACCATCTCCCAAATCCAGGCTGTCCCACCAAGCCACAGACCTGAGCAGCTATGAAAGGAGCCATCCAGCTCACAGAGTCCTTTGTGCCATGGACTTTGAAATTACGTAgcgctgagttcaaatcctggctgtgcTCTGTATTACTAGCTGTGAGAACCTGGACATGGGACTGAAGGCCAGGGCCTGCCTTCCTCTCTAGAAAGGTCCCTCCCTGGGCAGCAGTGAAGACTGAGGTGAGAATGACTACAAAGCTCTGAGCGCAGGGCCAGGCACAAAGCACAGGCTCCAGGGCAGTGACTCCTGGGCTTCCCACAGGCGTAGGCTCCCTGGGCTGGGGGCCGCCTGGGGAGAGAGAAGCTCCCAGTGCTCTGACTAATCCAGACACTTCTTCCAGGGCTGTGAGCCCCTCAGGGTAACAGGGGCTGGAACCCCTCCCCTGAAGGGAAGCTCATCTGGGAAAAGAGGGAGTCCAGAGAACAATGCCTCGACAGGCCAGGACCAGCACCTCCCCCAAGTCCCAGGGACAGGGAGGAAGCAGGACAGCAAACAGCCCTGGGACCTGGCTGCTTGCATCAGCCACAGCATTAGTTTCCCACCAAGCCTTCTCAA encodes:
- the LOC105490974 gene encoding phosphopantothenoylcysteine decarboxylase isoform X4; its protein translation is MEPRPGRLPELEATRPHMEPKASCPTAAPLVERKFHVLVGVTGSVAALKSPLLVSKLLDIPGTCVIRAWDRSKPLLFCPAMNTTMWEHPITAQQVDQLKAFGYVEIPCVAKKLVCGDEGLGAMAEVGTIVDKVKEVLFQHSGFQQS
- the LOC105490974 gene encoding phosphopantothenoylcysteine decarboxylase isoform X5; this translates as MWKSRSDPVLHIDLRRWADLLLVAPLDANTLGKVASGICDNLLTCVIRAWDRSKPLLFCPAMNTTMWEHPITAQQVDQLKAFGYVEIPCVAKKLVCGDEGLGAMAEVGTIVDKVKEVLFQHSGFQQS